The genomic interval GCTGAAGTGCATTACCATCATCCAGTGTACTCTGTACCATACACAGGGAACAGCAGATCTTCAACACCAAGGGTACCAACTCAAATACATCTCAAAGATAAAACACAGTTTATTCATGACCAACAAGATCAGAAATCTTCACTTCATCAAAACTACACTTCAAGAGCCTTCCGGCCTGATGAGGAAGCAAACTTTCACTGGCTCAGCACTGTGCAACAAATCAACAACAATATGGATCTAAATGGAAGGTTAAACCTCAGTGCCAAAACTACAGCAGAATTCCCCAACAACGCAGACACTAGCAGCGCAGAGCCAGATGGTCCTGTGCCAGTTACATTGCGATCCAAAGGACTGCCTGCATCAATGCCACCAATTTACAGGGATGTAGATCAACTTGTACTTTCATTAATCAGTGGCACAACTGAAGCTGATGAGACACTGAATGACTTTCACTTACACGCTGCCACAGAAAGTACTGCCTCTGTGAATCTCATCAACACATTGCCAGAGGATCAAGAGGAGGAAGCAGTTACGATGATTTTCATTGGCtatgaaaatgctttagatgaagaggaggaagacatCCAAGCTGAGCTAGTAATCTTAGGCGACAATGAGGGTGAAGATGATGATAAGTGTCTAGATAATATGAACTCCAGAGAAGAATGTCTGTCATATCATCCAGAAGGATGCAAGAGTAAAATCTTCCAACCCACAGTGGAGATAGCCAAGGTTGCTGGAGGAGGAGACGCAGCTGAAGACACCTACACAAACTGGAGGGATTTGAAGCTCCACAAGCCAACGTTCATCCACAAGCCAGGAAAACACAGCTGCTATACACAAGGGCAGAGCATGGATGAGCCTCCCAGCAGGGATTGCATCGGTGAGGAGAAGCTCCATTCAACAAGAAGATGAGACGGAAGATTATTTTGTGCTGACAAAAAAGATTATAAAATgtctatttcttttctttcattagATCAAGTTCATCATGAGTGCCACTTGTGTTATAGCCACCGCCTGGCAAAGTGTTCTCAATACATAATCTCATCAAACTTTGAGTGTCAAGTCTAACCacttttaactaaatgttaCTCAGCTGATCTAATTGTAGTCACAAGCAGTTTATTACTaactaatataaatatattaagcTCTATGTTAAGGTTCTGCTTTGGTGCTGTATGTTTCATGGTTCCTGGTCACTGGCTTCAAGAATtctttaaagtacttcttgattctgagatcatacaagtAGCTATATATCACAAAGTTCACATATTATTATGacccaaggaaaaaaaaattcaatgataaagtggatttttaaggctttttggCGCAAGGCTCATAAAAAATGTTGCGCCGGGTGTCACGTGACCGATGACGTAATTTGTTGACAAgcgttgatctgttgacatTGCAGCAAGttacttcctggttgcaaactcgctttctcaaacacaaaaagccagattaaacatggctaaaaagcgtgtggcttatggttggttaaataccaacaaggataatgtctccTTACACACATTTCGGAACCCGAAAAGTCCCGGTGTtgtgtgaaaatctgttcccctctgtgtcgggagcgcgcattgcagccagagaggcgggGTTTCACGACTTCTGAtcgatttctcggtaaaacaactcatataatcatgtcaaggttgtaacattcagtttaatcagcAGCTGTTGttaagaaaattgtaaaataaaaataaataaacgctgtCTTCATGCAGCTGAAATGTCCATTCTCTCCTCCCTCCataactttgggaaataaagagcaactgtttccaaattccttaaaaattgTAATGTGTGATAGcatgtagtatactagaaatttccttaatccagtaatctgtcatattttacattacaacgGGGTTTACCAGGAAGTCTACACTCTTGTCTTTTCAGGAAGTCTTCATTTTTGTGCCCTGCTATCAGCCAGTTCCATCCTCTTATTTCAGCAATGGAgaatcataaatacacactaCGTGTTGGAATACTGTGTTTGgtggcttacttttatttgtcacacttatgtgacaaaagttggaaaaagaccgatTATCGTggcgtttaaaataacacaaaacacaaactgaattTGGCACAACACCGGaggtgagaaaatcctcgttgaATGCAATCGCCAAGTAGCCAGTAGCCCCTAAACTTTCGTTTCAGACACAGCATTGCCTCACGAGACCTGAGCGGAGTTTCTGTTCCACTCAAGCCTGAGCGCAGAGAAGCTCAGTGTGCTCAATCATTGCCCACCGAGCTCTCTGGatgtctccttctctcctcctcactcATCGCGCAGTGGAGCGGAGAAATCTCGCTGTCGTCACAGCAGCCTGCTGTGAAGCGACGTGTTCTCCACACTACCTCTCAGCACGGCGCTGCTACCCCGCAGAACCCTGAGCCATGGTGGGGatagaccactgagctatataatacactggagtgctgattttgccggaaaactgaagtcactggccgccatcttgctcctccctactctcataGAATctcacaggatttggttgcaacaacaagcagttttctggctgagtgaaaacgtttcacaggtaattctacagtcagtggatgtactaacattatcaactactaggaaattaggtgctgaaatattttacatgttattcatattaaatatatatatatatgtatatataagtatgtgtatatgtatataggtatatatatgtatacatatatgtaaatatatgttattgtatattgttatttatatatttataaatgttatatatatatatttaaataaataaaatgcaaaatatttcagcacatgactttctcagtacttgatatttttagaacataacataaaagtatatggcatttgacgttttaaaagttttaaggccgccctgaacatgagaaaaccctcgttattcaatgctgtagcgcacatattccctagttactgggggaaaatagggagtaccaatatggcggccggtggcttcaaagcgactcgttctaacagcgggcgattagcactccagtgtataatatagctcagtgggatAGACCCACAGCCCCCTGGAGAATATGAGCGCCACGGCccatttattctcctaaaatgtttttctcagacttacCCGAGTCGTAACAGATGCTTGCGCTGTCTttcgtgttaaaatcatcactttgtgaattGCCATCTGAACTTGTCGTTTTTTTAGTCCTTAAAAAAGCCTTTAAAGGTGCAAtcacagggcagtcaaacttttttacagtagcaggccacacactatcaggtaggagggtgcacttatgccggtgcccgagccccggaggggagaattttggaaaatagagtctccctgatgtattttggaagctttcaagacaggtaattatttaaagaatagagtcagagtgcatgttttaaattcaataaaaggcaaaaaatgtgaatgatcaattcttcaaaaacaacctttgttttttattattatttttaaaacataatttttttcacatgatgttctcatcatgttttaacaaggttttgaacacatttgcataaaattagttgaatttgaattactagcaccatataaaacagatcagattaggtgaatatatgacaatttactaacttccgagcgcgcagtgagacaacacgcacgcgctcagttccttctctgctGGCGCActcgacctgctcattccatgctcaacaccagctgtgctgtgcACTCCCTTGGCTGTTTCTCAGCGAGCGCCGTGcaagaagagtttttcagagttgagctcggattggttcctgcacgctcaaccagaaggcacaaatatcgctccattatataatcagggaaatgtaggcggcggcaagatCTGCTATAGcagcgatttgccgccgttgaccggctacttttgactgccctgcaatcacgatcttaatgccacattttttgaaaatatggtcactaatgcatgtatttccgagtTGGTCGAACTCAAAATCAAGAAGTGCTTTAAAGTGATTTAAACAGTGACAGTTTAGAAAAATATAGTttccatgttttaaaatgttgtttagaTCAGGAGATCTTCAAGATTCAAAAGAAGGGCAATAGACATAGTAGCTCCCATTTCTAGCTGATGTCAAAATCTGTATTAGCAAGAATAATGTTGCATAGCCtagaaaaaatctattttttcacCTATTGACATTTTATGCAAGATAAATATGTGTTGCAATCTTTTGTCATATAGTTCAAGCAAGTCCTTTTTGAGCAATGACTTTGTTAACTAACCTTTATGTTGTTTGTTTCAAATTAAACAGAGTCCTCCATGAggtaattattaaataataacaaataataatacagTAAATTACAGAGCAGTTAGATTACTTATGCATCTATCCATCTAGCCTGAGAATTACAGCTTCcttcaaacagattttaatcAGACAAATGTTAATCTCAAAGATTACTTGAGTAAATGTCAAAAGATTTTTTATCAAAtactaattttatttattgacgGAAATAACTTATACAAACTAACCTGACAATATGTGAAAAGTAATTGCTCTCCTCTTTAAGCCTTAATAACTACATACTtctaaaggtttttaaaaaacaacacatcataCATTGAACTGAAGGAATTTAGGAAACAAAGCCAGTGACATCCATGAATCTCGAAAGGATTTCAAGGTCACTAGTCacaaatagaacatggaaaaaacatggatctTTGAAAAAGTTAGTATTGACCAGTGGTAGTAGTGTGATTGTAGTTCCTTCGCTGTTTCAGTAGCTTGGGGAGTTCTTGTAatggaaagaaaagtaaattcTGCCgtctagcaaaaaaaaaactttgaagcCAGCTTTACTGGCCATGACTGTTTACATAATCAAGGAATTTGAATTTGTTTACAGCACTgacaacagcaaacagaaatcaggaacaaatatataaacaacAGTAGTATAGAATATAATCCAAACTTGCATgctttaatatataaaaaactaacaaatgtgtaaatactaaGTCTGTATCTATGTGTCATGTATCCATGTACATCCTAAGCCAGTGTCTGTCTCAAAGGAAATTTCACTATGGTGACACAATATTGAGACAAGATTAAACAATATGAATAAAACGCTAAGCTGCTAGGCAGAAGAAAAAGACTTATCGGGAAGGGAAACATATGGTGCAGTTATTAATAGAGGCATATAggcatattcaggtaaaaatgctcaagttaaaaaaggaagaaaaacagccGGCGGTTTTGCAAAAATTGACTGCTGGGGGGCATTGTCCCTCAGAGATGAAGGACATGCCCCCTGCATTGGGCTCAGGgtgcatcccaggacagagctggccctcctaatgagttAATCCAACTGCTTACTCTcggctgctgctccaacaaactatAGAAACTGCTGATTCAACCATAGAGTCAAATAAGGCCTCCAGGAGTgccccttcctgtaaagagcattgGTGCTGTGACTCCAGTTTAGTTtcttgttcaggtgaacacccaggtgcTTAGAAGGGTCCACTATCTCAACTTCAGTTCCCTGAGTATTAACCAGTATCAGTGAGGTGGGTCTGCAACTGCGAAAGTCCATCACCAGCCCCTTTGCTTTCCCTGCATTTAGCAAGAGCTGGTTCTGTTGGCACCAGACTACAAAGCTCTGGATGCACTGTCTGTACTTGGACTCGTCCTCATCTTTGATGAAACTGAATATTGCAGAGTCATGGGAGTGCGGTCTTAGCCACCGGTACATTTGACTCTGAATTGTACAATGCTCATGATGTGCTTTCTTAAAAAATAATACCATGACACAATGATGCAGTAATAACAATCAAACACAGTCTGCAGTATAGAAAACGTGAACACACTATGAACAAGACGGACAAATTAAGACATTGCAGCAATggtgcaatgagcagagtgGATAGGATCATGCACATACTGGAGCTGGGAGTGATGTACAGGTGTACATACGAACATATATTTCAACAGTGTGATGAGTGCAGACAATGggaatgctggaataaatttgTATTATATATGGTGTTATGTACATTAGGGAGGTAGATTTAGCATACAGTATATACAATCTAACAATATTAACAGTAAAAAATGAACAgcactgtttttgttgttgtcaggGTCAGCTGTTTGTTAGAGTGATTGCTTGTGGGATAAAAACTGTTTCTAAGTCTGTTGGTTTTGGCGTACACTGCTCTGTAGAAGGGAGAAGTTGGAACATGTTGTGACTGGGGTGAGATGGATCTGTAGTGATGTTTCTGGCCCATTGACTGACTTTGGAAATGTACAGGTCCTTAATGGAGAGTAGTTTGGCACCACTGATCTTTTCTGCAGTCCTTACTGTCTGTGGCAATCTGGCCTGTCCTTTTTGGTGGTAGATCCAAACCAGAGAGTGGTGGATAAGCAGAGGGCAGACTGGATGACGGCTGCGTAGTAGTGGATCTGCAACTCCTGAAGCAGATTGAGCTACCTGGCCTGgagcaggaagtacatcctcaaCTGGGCCTTCTTGATGATGGTGACAGTGTTGGGCTttcactttaggtcctgggataTTATGGATCCCAGAAACTTGAAGGATTCCAAAGCAGACACAGGGttatcactggtcagatcaggcaggggaccagagaaaatcaCATTGTTTTAGGCCATTTTGGGTCCCCTTCTGTTCAAAATGTAGatcagattataaaaaaaacaacaccagttaccataactatgcataTGACACAGATCAGCATCACCATGTCATCAGGTGACTATGAATCCATTCAACCGGTTAGTATAAATACTTAGAATAAattaatgcatggatgtgccaaaacctTCTTCAACAGAATAAGAACAAAACTAAAGTAAtgatttttggaccaatagaggacaGATAAAgacttcagctagtaaccacctatcaggcccgaaatctagGTTTATTCATGGGCTcagtcctgaacctccaaaagcatctaaacacaattacaaagttgtttttgtatcacctgaagaacatttctaggattaaaggactgatgtctcagcaggatctggaaaaactaatccatgcgtttatttttagtcgaattgatcacagcaatggtgttttcacaggtcttcctaaaaagtggatcagacagctgcagctgatccagaacgctgctgcccacgtcctcactaagaccaagaaagtagagcacatcaccctagttctaaagtccttccactggctccctgtatctcagagaataaactttaaaaaacttctgttagtctataaatccttaaatggcttagcacctaaatacatcacagacttgttatcagtgtatcaaccatccagaccattaaggtcttctggctcaaatctactctgcatacctagaaccaaacatggaaaagtagcatttagttcttatgctcctcttgtctggaacaaactcctaGAAgattgtacatttgttgaaatcaaggttaaaaacctatttgatTAGAGATGGCTTTAAATGTTATTGATTTGGTTTGTAGTCTAACCTGTCTTATActgtatctgacctgctgctactgttcCTGTGCAATGTGCTTtcatctgtaatgttttccctctgtctgtactttttttctttactctgtaatgatttttttttgttcatgtacagcgctttgaattgtcttgttgctgaaacaacctttgtaaataaacttgccttgcctggCAAACTTACACACCAAAGCAACACTTGGTGACCTCGTAactgggtgtcattaccgccaccaTGAAAAACAATCTTATTATATTTACACTTAGCCAGCAGCTTTAGGTAGGATTAACGTCCCCTGTTTTGGCCCCTGGCAAGCAGTTGAccatggtccctggtgtctctagtgctaCATGTGTGAATATGGAGCTGCTATTTACCAGAGTCGGCTTCTCAGCAGGTGTATCGCTAAGTgggaaaaatctgttaaaaacacaGATGGTGACCCAGTGTGTTGGGATCTAGGACTATAATGCCCACGTACcatcacccagccagcctgagGTCCCAGCTGGGCAGGCTCTGCAGGACAGCTACGTGAAAAACTTTGTGGCTTTTGGCTTTCTAAGGGGCAgctatctgctgtttttttaacagtgcaAAGTCAAacctccaattctgacaccatcgcctccaaagctacataaacactacatttattacatgtaccattatcactaaaggaggcagaggaataactgaacatcagacacagagagcaggagagaggggagacttagtcagagacagAAAAGCTAACAGAGGGATAGGTGAGGAAGCCCTAgtaaggctaaagctaggctaggctaggctaatGACCCCTTACCATGCAGAGGAAAAAAgtaaaccgtgtgaaacacaagTAGTTCCCAAGCAtaaagtgcagcaacagagaatgtgttttaaacatgcttATGTGTTATAAACAGAGAAATGTCCTAGCAAAGAGAATTAGGATAAACTCAAGAGAGTCTGGAAGACCAAACCACAATCCACACACCCCACAATGTAGCAACAAAacacaggaagtgacgcaatacgTCTTACCCGATCATAGATCTGCCTTCACATGGCAGCACCATGCTCACTGGTCCTGCCTTGTGATTTAatcagtgatttaaaaatatcttaaatgaTGGGCCTGTTGTTGTAAACTGCCCTTGTGTTTGTaagtttcattttaaatccaTATCAATTTCGCAAGTCTGCAGTGCACTGAAAAGTTGGACTCCAAAAACTCTGTTGGTCTTCATAGTTTCGATCCATTTTTTAAAGCTGGGTGCCGACTCAATTTTTGAGACTTTAACTTGAATTTTCCTCTGAGCCTTATCACAAACAGACTTCCTAAAGTTTGGAAATCCCCATGTGTGCTTCCATGGCTAAGGGAGGTGACCCTTCAAGA from Fundulus heteroclitus isolate FHET01 chromosome 21, MU-UCD_Fhet_4.1, whole genome shotgun sequence carries:
- the LOC110367687 gene encoding palmdelphin isoform X1, producing the protein MAALIFIVCDFSNFSLFSDVSHSLSMIPYIPLFFPQVKANSTPVDKVNSAETKKATFAMKISVEHNKRTGKNQVVSTTTICPESIQESGQKVYDDGRKSVYALQPEEDKVPNGVVREMSSTEVEELLHQATDKTVPAEVHYHHPVYSVPYTGNSRSSTPRVPTQIHLKDKTQFIHDQQDQKSSLHQNYTSRAFRPDEEANFHWLSTVQQINNNMDLNGRLNLSAKTTAEFPNNADTSSAEPDGPVPVTLRSKGLPASMPPIYRDVDQLVLSLISGTTEADETLNDFHLHAATESTASVNLINTLPEDQEEEAVTMIFIGYENALDEEEEDIQAELVILGDNEGEDDDKCLDNMNSREECLSYHPEGCKSKIFQPTVEIAKVAGGGDAAEDTYTNWRDLKLHKPTFIHKPGKHSCYTQGQSMDEPPSRDCIDQVHHECHLCYSHRLAKCSQYIISSNFECQV
- the LOC110367687 gene encoding palmdelphin isoform X2, whose amino-acid sequence is MIPYIPLFFPQVKANSTPVDKVNSAETKKATFAMKISVEHNKRTGKNQVVSTTTICPESIQESGQKVYDDGRKSVYALQPEEDKVPNGVVREMSSTEVEELLHQATDKTVPAEVHYHHPVYSVPYTGNSRSSTPRVPTQIHLKDKTQFIHDQQDQKSSLHQNYTSRAFRPDEEANFHWLSTVQQINNNMDLNGRLNLSAKTTAEFPNNADTSSAEPDGPVPVTLRSKGLPASMPPIYRDVDQLVLSLISGTTEADETLNDFHLHAATESTASVNLINTLPEDQEEEAVTMIFIGYENALDEEEEDIQAELVILGDNEGEDDDKCLDNMNSREECLSYHPEGCKSKIFQPTVEIAKVAGGGDAAEDTYTNWRDLKLHKPTFIHKPGKHSCYTQGQSMDEPPSRDCIDQVHHECHLCYSHRLAKCSQYIISSNFECQV